In Mycolicibacterium phocaicum, one DNA window encodes the following:
- a CDS encoding McrB family protein, protein MTVDEEVASFGRKAAPQVEKIGRRLIESGFGHDDSLLTPGQPVWTAEHLAELKQYYVDQPDVGPDDFFEKLKFQLAPCSSGAVQLFAELLIANMLPLTNLGGPLKVTHVRRVLSLATPPIEIPADVEQVLAAGGVYHGGQAFGNYRWKQLVYLIEVGQHFKALPEQRLVDALADPLIFRAEVDAVSTGQAAQRQSLLYLAFPKFFLPIVNGTQRRAIRDAFAPQYLDRPVGDVDSDLYDINEAIMAEEGGPVDLYASPWVERWQQITPPPTPDVQHAWKVHGSNVKGQDMVPIWRRKGTVSLAASLLRAVDSDVSREELKAFVEEDYRSSGYAARQEKFDEFYTFLARMHPGDLIVTVSQGQVYFASVTGDAEFVKSDDGRSNLRRTVRWHDRPLPWVELPSEVAARMSAQGEVLDLSQHLDTLLALADRRAPAPRASSLNLPDASDELATRLHVSKEWLQECIDLLRDRPQLIFYGPPGTGKTYLAKELARYLTDAANVTIVQFHPAYSYEDFFEGYRPQGGNGGQVGFALTPGPLRSLVDRATDNPDAVYVLIVDEINRGNLPKIFGELYFLLEYRDESIDLLYSSDNTEPFSLPKNIIILGTMNTADRSIALVDAAIRRRFAFLPLHPSEQPTSGILRSWLAAKGHNSEVADLLDELNSRIADTDFKIGPSYFMRPAVFASSGKGLERVWRTDILPLLEEHHYGDRTIDVRSRYGLDAIRKAVTAKAAAAGSVTDDSPTSTSSGTDDTANTDAD, encoded by the coding sequence GTGACTGTCGATGAAGAAGTAGCTTCGTTTGGCCGGAAAGCAGCACCGCAAGTCGAGAAGATCGGCCGCCGGCTGATCGAATCCGGCTTCGGACATGATGATTCGTTGCTTACGCCCGGACAGCCAGTCTGGACGGCCGAACATCTGGCCGAGCTGAAGCAGTACTACGTTGACCAGCCCGACGTAGGGCCCGACGACTTTTTTGAGAAACTAAAATTCCAACTCGCCCCGTGCTCATCTGGTGCGGTCCAGCTGTTTGCCGAACTGCTGATTGCAAATATGTTGCCTCTCACCAATCTTGGCGGGCCGCTCAAGGTAACGCATGTGCGGAGGGTATTGAGCCTCGCGACCCCACCGATCGAGATACCCGCCGACGTTGAACAGGTACTCGCAGCTGGCGGTGTTTACCACGGCGGCCAGGCATTCGGGAACTACCGGTGGAAGCAGCTGGTCTACCTCATCGAAGTAGGTCAGCACTTCAAGGCCCTGCCCGAGCAGCGTCTGGTGGACGCACTCGCCGACCCCTTGATCTTCCGCGCCGAAGTCGACGCCGTGTCGACTGGCCAAGCCGCGCAACGACAGTCACTCTTGTACTTGGCATTCCCCAAGTTTTTCTTGCCGATTGTGAATGGGACGCAACGCCGCGCGATTCGTGACGCGTTCGCCCCTCAGTACCTCGACCGTCCCGTCGGCGATGTCGACAGCGACCTGTATGACATCAACGAGGCGATCATGGCCGAAGAAGGAGGGCCAGTCGACCTCTACGCGTCCCCTTGGGTCGAACGGTGGCAGCAGATCACTCCGCCTCCCACTCCCGATGTGCAGCACGCGTGGAAAGTGCATGGCTCTAACGTCAAAGGCCAAGACATGGTGCCGATTTGGCGTAGGAAGGGCACCGTCTCCCTAGCAGCCAGCCTGCTGCGGGCCGTCGATTCCGATGTAAGTCGGGAAGAGCTCAAAGCATTTGTGGAGGAGGATTATCGCTCCTCGGGCTATGCTGCCCGCCAAGAGAAGTTCGATGAGTTCTACACCTTCCTCGCGCGCATGCACCCCGGAGACTTGATTGTCACCGTGAGTCAGGGCCAGGTGTACTTCGCAAGTGTCACCGGCGATGCCGAGTTCGTGAAGAGCGACGACGGCCGCTCGAACCTGCGTCGTACCGTGAGGTGGCATGATCGGCCCCTGCCATGGGTCGAATTGCCCAGTGAAGTCGCTGCGCGCATGAGCGCTCAAGGTGAGGTACTCGATCTCAGCCAGCATCTCGATACGTTGCTTGCGCTCGCTGACCGCCGCGCGCCGGCTCCTCGTGCATCATCGTTGAACCTGCCCGACGCCTCCGACGAGTTAGCCACCCGCCTGCATGTGTCCAAGGAATGGCTGCAGGAATGTATCGACCTGCTCCGGGACCGCCCTCAGCTCATCTTCTACGGCCCGCCGGGAACCGGAAAGACCTACCTCGCTAAGGAACTCGCCCGATACCTGACCGATGCGGCCAACGTCACCATCGTGCAGTTCCATCCCGCGTACTCCTACGAGGACTTCTTCGAGGGATACCGGCCGCAAGGTGGCAACGGGGGACAGGTAGGCTTCGCGCTCACTCCGGGCCCGCTACGGTCGCTAGTTGACCGGGCAACCGACAACCCCGACGCCGTCTATGTGCTCATCGTCGACGAGATCAATCGCGGGAACTTGCCGAAGATCTTCGGAGAGTTGTACTTCCTGCTGGAGTACCGCGACGAATCCATCGATCTGCTGTACTCGTCGGATAACACCGAACCCTTCTCACTGCCGAAGAACATCATCATCCTCGGCACTATGAACACTGCCGACCGCTCGATCGCCCTCGTCGACGCTGCGATCCGTCGTCGGTTCGCGTTCCTACCGCTGCACCCATCGGAACAACCCACCAGCGGAATCCTGCGCAGTTGGCTGGCTGCCAAGGGACACAACTCTGAGGTCGCCGACCTGCTCGACGAACTCAATTCGCGAATCGCTGACACCGACTTCAAGATCGGGCCGTCCTATTTCATGCGGCCGGCAGTTTTCGCCAGCAGTGGGAAGGGCCTAGAACGGGTGTGGCGCACTGACATTCTGCCGCTGCTGGAAGAGCACCACTACGGTGACCGCACCATCGATGTGCGAAGCCGATATGGGCTCGATGCAATCCGAAAGGCAGTGACAGCGAAGGCCGCGGCGGCTGGGAGCGTCACTGACGATTCTCCCACGTCAACGAGTTCAGGTACTGATGACACCGCAAACACTGACGCTGATTGA
- a CDS encoding Eco57I restriction-modification methylase domain-containing protein — translation MSSEATATFIGVRVQGGLLPADLLAKLVAGVDVPGLSSKDFHLATGESVRDAANRVWAYLRGAWTGYRDALAALPEDDTATSLTRERFTLVLLDQLGYGRVPTTGKGGITVGQHSFPVSHRWGAVPIHLLGRVALDTRTKGVAGAAGASPQSMMQELLNRSDEHLWAILANGSTMRLLRDSTSLVGSAYVEFDLEAIFDGALFADFLLLYTMCQVSRVEVRDPEIGPASCWLEEWRQGAVESGSRALNLLRDGVIDALQTLGAGFLTHPDNAALRKNLVEGTVSVHDVHHALLRVVYRLLFTFVAEDRGALLDPAADPQAQQRYRDYFSTERLRRTSRRRRGGRYSDKWQALTLVWRGLGDENGLPELALPGIGGLFEAGELDFLLDCAVSNEALQSAVRSLSLVREPGSHVLRVVDYRNLGAEELGSIYEALLEFVPRWDSATKTYGLSIASGNQRKDTGSYYTPTSLVESLLDTALDPVLDDAQKSANPEEALLGVTVCDPACGSGHFLVGAARRIAKRVAGIRTGDPEPAPEAVRAAMREVTARCIYGVDVNPLAAELAKVSLWMEALDPGRPLTFLDAQIKVGNALVGVTPKLLADGLPDDAFKPIEGDDRRVTSTLARQNKAERNAQGSLFDVDMVAANAKLGQQVHKVVAAPALSLADVHVQRQRLRAYADSADYRSQRLAADAWCAAFVWPKYANAPKAITHSSITALAEGEHPLNEETRAEVDRLAAEYRFFHWHLEFPHLFPTVAAGGDTVNPVTGWAGGFSVVLGNPPWERVKLQEQEFFAARDAEIATAPSAAARKKMIKELPSTNPSLYAAFIAEKRRAGGVSHFMRNSGRYPLTGRGDINVYAVFSETDVNLLAGAGRLGIIVPTGIATDATTQYFFKALVEHASIASLYDFENSKPLFQSGVHRSQKFCLLTLVGRHSREIAPDFAFFAHDPTDLQRPGARFVLTPDEIAILNPNTQTSPVPRSRRDAEIILDIHRRVPILIREGDPDENPWGIKFMRMFDISNDSHLFHTRVELEADGWVLNGNIFEQGTQRMLPLYQGMMADFYNHRAADIVRSATATKRQNQPRYLDDAELADPNRLAVPASWVREAELPGGLPSWFVGYSWVTSPTNERTMISYPLPRTAVGNSSPLLLGCNGAPLLAMLSSFPLDYVLRQKLGGVNITYTYVRQLPVLSPELLNGPTPWDARRSVDAWVMQRVAELVYTAVDMVAFASEYDLGLEPFCWDPVRREVRRAELDAAFFHLYGIKRDDVDYILESFTGVMRKDMAQHGEYRTRRMILEIYDAMAEAERTGVPYASLFDAAADS, via the coding sequence ATGAGCAGCGAGGCCACTGCGACCTTCATCGGTGTTCGAGTCCAGGGCGGGTTGCTGCCGGCAGACCTGCTGGCAAAACTGGTGGCTGGAGTCGACGTTCCGGGATTGTCGTCCAAGGACTTTCACCTGGCCACCGGGGAATCGGTGCGCGACGCCGCCAACCGGGTGTGGGCCTATCTCCGCGGCGCATGGACCGGATACCGCGACGCGTTGGCCGCACTGCCGGAAGACGACACCGCGACATCGCTGACGCGCGAACGGTTTACCCTCGTGTTGTTGGACCAACTCGGATACGGCCGTGTCCCCACCACCGGCAAGGGTGGCATTACCGTTGGGCAGCACAGTTTCCCGGTGTCGCACCGCTGGGGTGCAGTGCCGATACACCTGCTTGGCCGGGTGGCGCTGGACACCCGCACCAAGGGGGTCGCCGGTGCAGCGGGCGCCTCGCCGCAGTCGATGATGCAGGAACTGCTCAACCGCTCCGATGAGCACCTGTGGGCGATCCTGGCCAACGGCTCGACAATGCGGCTGCTGCGGGATTCCACCTCGCTGGTCGGGTCGGCCTATGTCGAATTCGACCTGGAGGCGATTTTCGACGGCGCCCTCTTCGCCGACTTTCTGCTGCTGTACACGATGTGTCAGGTATCGCGGGTCGAGGTGCGTGACCCCGAGATCGGACCTGCATCATGCTGGTTGGAGGAGTGGCGGCAAGGCGCGGTCGAATCCGGTTCGCGCGCACTGAATCTGCTGCGCGACGGAGTCATCGACGCGCTGCAGACCCTTGGCGCCGGGTTCCTTACCCACCCGGACAATGCCGCGCTGCGGAAGAATCTCGTTGAAGGCACGGTGTCGGTGCATGATGTGCACCACGCGCTGTTGCGGGTCGTCTACCGGTTGCTGTTTACCTTCGTCGCCGAGGACCGCGGCGCGCTGCTGGACCCGGCGGCCGATCCTCAAGCCCAGCAACGCTACCGGGATTACTTCTCCACCGAGCGGCTGCGGCGCACTTCTCGTCGCCGCCGCGGCGGCCGCTACAGCGACAAATGGCAGGCGCTGACCCTGGTATGGCGGGGGCTGGGTGACGAGAACGGGCTACCTGAGCTGGCGCTGCCCGGCATCGGCGGACTGTTCGAGGCCGGCGAGTTGGATTTTCTCCTCGACTGCGCGGTGAGCAACGAGGCACTGCAGTCGGCGGTGCGCTCGCTGTCGCTGGTGCGCGAGCCCGGCTCGCATGTGCTGCGGGTGGTCGACTACCGCAACCTCGGAGCTGAGGAGCTCGGCAGCATCTACGAGGCGTTGTTGGAGTTCGTGCCGCGCTGGGATTCGGCGACTAAAACCTACGGCCTGTCCATCGCGTCGGGCAACCAGCGCAAGGACACCGGCTCGTATTATACCCCGACCTCTTTGGTCGAGTCGCTGCTGGACACCGCGCTGGACCCGGTGCTCGATGACGCCCAGAAGTCAGCTAATCCCGAAGAGGCGTTGCTGGGCGTCACCGTGTGCGACCCAGCGTGTGGCAGCGGACATTTCCTGGTCGGCGCAGCCCGCCGAATTGCCAAGCGGGTGGCCGGGATTCGCACCGGCGATCCCGAGCCCGCCCCCGAGGCGGTGCGTGCCGCGATGCGCGAGGTGACGGCCCGCTGCATCTACGGTGTCGACGTTAACCCGCTGGCGGCCGAACTTGCCAAGGTGTCGCTGTGGATGGAAGCCCTTGACCCTGGCCGTCCTCTGACGTTCCTCGACGCCCAGATCAAGGTGGGCAACGCGCTGGTGGGCGTTACCCCGAAACTGCTCGCCGATGGCCTGCCCGACGACGCGTTCAAGCCGATCGAGGGCGACGACAGGAGGGTCACCTCGACGCTGGCCAGGCAGAACAAGGCTGAACGCAACGCGCAGGGCAGTTTGTTCGACGTTGACATGGTGGCGGCTAACGCCAAACTAGGCCAACAGGTCCACAAGGTAGTCGCGGCACCGGCACTGTCGTTGGCCGACGTGCATGTGCAGCGGCAGCGGCTGCGCGCCTATGCCGATTCGGCGGATTACCGTAGCCAGCGCCTCGCTGCCGACGCGTGGTGCGCGGCCTTTGTGTGGCCCAAGTATGCCAATGCACCCAAGGCGATAACCCACAGCAGCATCACGGCCTTGGCCGAGGGTGAGCACCCGCTGAACGAAGAAACTCGGGCCGAAGTTGATCGGCTGGCCGCTGAATACCGGTTCTTTCACTGGCACTTGGAATTTCCACATCTCTTCCCAACCGTGGCGGCCGGTGGCGACACGGTCAACCCGGTCACGGGGTGGGCGGGCGGCTTTTCGGTCGTACTGGGAAACCCGCCGTGGGAGCGGGTGAAATTGCAGGAACAGGAGTTCTTCGCGGCGCGCGACGCGGAGATCGCGACCGCACCTAGCGCCGCAGCGCGCAAGAAAATGATCAAAGAGTTACCGAGCACCAACCCCAGCCTGTACGCGGCCTTCATTGCAGAGAAACGTCGTGCCGGGGGTGTTTCGCACTTCATGCGTAACTCCGGACGGTACCCGCTGACGGGGCGTGGTGACATCAACGTATATGCGGTGTTTTCCGAAACCGATGTCAACCTGTTGGCTGGCGCGGGACGACTCGGGATAATCGTGCCGACCGGCATCGCCACGGACGCGACGACTCAGTACTTTTTCAAGGCCCTCGTTGAGCACGCCTCGATCGCCAGTCTTTACGATTTCGAGAACTCGAAACCGCTCTTTCAAAGCGGTGTGCATCGCAGCCAGAAATTCTGCCTGCTGACTCTAGTGGGGCGGCACAGCCGTGAGATAGCACCGGATTTCGCGTTCTTCGCTCACGATCCGACTGACCTGCAACGTCCTGGAGCACGTTTTGTGCTGACGCCAGACGAAATCGCGATTCTCAACCCCAACACACAAACGAGCCCAGTTCCCCGTAGTCGACGTGATGCTGAAATCATCCTCGATATCCACCGTCGTGTTCCCATACTTATCAGGGAGGGTGATCCCGACGAAAATCCCTGGGGAATCAAATTTATGCGGATGTTTGACATCTCAAACGATTCGCATCTGTTCCATACTCGCGTTGAACTGGAAGCCGACGGATGGGTGCTCAACGGCAACATATTTGAGCAGGGCACACAGCGGATGCTTCCGCTCTACCAAGGGATGATGGCGGACTTCTATAACCACCGGGCAGCAGATATCGTTCGCAGCGCAACTGCGACCAAACGCCAAAATCAGCCTCGGTACCTCGACGATGCGGAGTTGGCCGATCCCAATCGGCTCGCGGTACCCGCCTCCTGGGTTCGGGAAGCAGAACTCCCAGGAGGTCTTCCGTCCTGGTTTGTTGGCTATTCGTGGGTGACTAGTCCAACCAACGAGCGCACCATGATTTCCTATCCGCTCCCGAGAACCGCTGTTGGAAACAGCTCGCCATTGTTACTTGGATGCAATGGCGCACCCTTGCTGGCGATGTTATCGAGCTTTCCACTCGACTATGTCCTACGACAAAAACTAGGCGGCGTAAATATCACTTACACGTATGTTCGGCAACTGCCTGTCTTGTCACCGGAATTGCTAAACGGGCCAACGCCTTGGGATGCCCGACGATCTGTCGACGCGTGGGTGATGCAACGAGTCGCCGAATTGGTGTACACGGCGGTAGATATGGTCGCTTTTGCGAGCGAATATGACCTCGGCCTAGAGCCGTTCTGTTGGGATCCAGTCAGACGAGAGGTACGGCGAGCTGAGCTCGATGCCGCCTTCTTTCACCTGTACGGGATCAAACGTGATGACGTGGACTACATCCTGGAATCCTTTACAGGCGTCATGCGTAAGGACATGGCTCAGCACGGCGAGTATCGCACCAGGCGGATGATTCTAGAGATCTATGACGCGATGGCTGAAGCGGAACGGACCGGGGTGCCGTATGCGTCACTGTTCGACGCTGCGGCCGATAGCTGA
- a CDS encoding helicase-related protein, with protein MGFAPGNLVTARGREWVVLPDSTDDFLVLRPLGGVDDDIAGVLVSEGVSAATFPAPLPDDLGDHLSASLLRSALRIGFRSTAGPFRSLASIAVEPRAYQLVPLMMALRQDVVRLLIADDVGIGKTIEAGLIAVELLKVGDARGLTVLCSPALAEQWQGELRGKFGLEAELVLPSTVRRLERGRIGAESIFERYPITVVSTDFIKSPRRRYEFLRTCPDLVIVDEVHTCVADTTGASSARTQRYELIRDLAGDRSRHLILASATPHSGNEGAFRNLLGLLDPALATVDLEDRRGREQLAKHMVQRRRADIRRYLDEDTPFPADRLTAEVPYALSREYHALFTKVLDYARETVRTGDGGLARRVNWWSALALLRALASSPRAAAQTLRTRAASAAAGTPEEADAIGRAIVLDQSDDEALEAADTTPGADSGDSDPTTRRLRGFLAEAVKLEGKPDKKIAALVKTVKELQAEGCDPIVFCRFIETAEYVAEQLTGALGKTVTVRAVTGTLPPDERVARIEELSAVPGRHVLVATDCLSEGVNLQENFQAVVHYDLAWNPTRHEQREGRVDRFGQRADVVRAVTMYGRDNQIDGIVLEVLLRKHQAIRKATGVSVPVPDNTEAVVEALMEGLLLRGQDAEQLSLDLGVQEKQLDLYNQWDSAAERERVAQTKYAQHGIKPEEVGAELRAAREALGTNAEVAEFVEQAIRSLRSTVTAADSGYTATLGPLPLGLRDALPPLRNDPLHFATDLPVRRGDAVLTRTDATVEAVAQYVLESALDPQLPAEQRPARRCAVVRTDAVSTRTTLMVARYRFHLELPSRSGAKQLVAEDVATLAFEGAPAQARWLPMESVTPLLHARPAGNVPGPQATQFLSRSLDGLPDIVGHLEQYGRDLADQLLDAHRRVRQASAEIVRGLKVTVEPGADVLGVFVFVPPAGGATK; from the coding sequence GTGGGATTCGCCCCCGGAAACTTGGTAACTGCACGCGGCCGCGAATGGGTGGTTCTGCCCGACAGCACCGATGATTTTCTGGTGCTGCGCCCGCTCGGTGGGGTAGACGACGACATCGCCGGCGTTCTGGTCAGCGAGGGGGTCAGCGCCGCCACGTTCCCGGCGCCGCTACCCGACGATCTCGGCGACCACCTCAGCGCCTCACTGCTGCGCAGCGCCCTGAGGATCGGATTCCGTTCCACCGCCGGGCCATTTCGCAGCCTGGCCTCGATTGCGGTGGAGCCGCGGGCCTATCAGCTAGTGCCGCTGATGATGGCGCTGCGCCAGGACGTGGTGCGGCTGCTGATCGCCGACGACGTCGGTATCGGCAAGACGATCGAAGCCGGGCTGATCGCTGTCGAGCTGCTCAAGGTCGGCGACGCGCGTGGGCTCACCGTGCTGTGCAGCCCGGCACTGGCCGAGCAATGGCAAGGGGAGCTCCGCGGGAAGTTCGGGCTGGAAGCCGAGTTGGTGCTACCGAGCACGGTGCGCCGCCTGGAACGTGGACGGATCGGCGCGGAGTCGATTTTCGAGCGCTATCCGATCACCGTGGTCTCCACCGATTTCATCAAGAGCCCACGGCGACGCTACGAATTCCTGCGCACCTGCCCGGATTTGGTGATTGTCGATGAAGTGCACACCTGTGTCGCCGACACCACGGGCGCCAGCTCGGCGCGCACCCAACGCTATGAGCTGATCCGCGACCTGGCCGGTGATCGCTCACGGCACCTCATTCTTGCTAGCGCGACACCGCACAGCGGGAATGAAGGTGCCTTCCGCAACCTCCTGGGACTTCTCGACCCCGCGCTCGCGACGGTCGACTTGGAGGACCGTCGCGGGCGCGAACAGCTGGCCAAGCACATGGTTCAACGGCGCCGCGCCGACATCCGCCGCTACCTCGATGAGGACACCCCGTTTCCCGCGGACCGGCTGACCGCCGAGGTGCCTTACGCCTTGAGCCGCGAGTACCACGCGCTGTTCACCAAAGTCCTTGACTACGCCCGAGAAACGGTGCGCACCGGCGACGGCGGGCTGGCACGGCGGGTCAACTGGTGGTCGGCGCTGGCGCTGCTGCGCGCGCTGGCCTCCTCACCGCGCGCCGCTGCCCAAACCTTGCGCACACGCGCCGCCTCGGCGGCCGCCGGGACGCCGGAGGAGGCCGACGCCATCGGACGCGCCATCGTGCTCGACCAGTCCGACGACGAGGCTCTGGAAGCCGCCGACACCACCCCGGGTGCCGATAGCGGCGACAGCGACCCGACGACCCGGCGGCTGCGTGGATTCCTCGCCGAGGCGGTCAAACTGGAAGGCAAGCCGGACAAGAAGATCGCCGCGTTGGTCAAAACCGTCAAGGAACTGCAGGCCGAAGGCTGCGACCCGATCGTGTTCTGCCGGTTCATCGAGACCGCCGAGTACGTCGCCGAACAGCTCACCGGTGCATTGGGCAAGACTGTGACGGTTCGGGCGGTGACGGGTACCTTGCCACCCGACGAACGTGTCGCCCGGATCGAAGAGTTGTCCGCCGTGCCGGGCCGGCATGTGCTGGTGGCCACCGACTGTCTTTCCGAGGGGGTGAATCTGCAGGAGAACTTTCAGGCGGTGGTGCATTACGACCTGGCCTGGAATCCGACTCGGCACGAACAGCGCGAGGGCCGCGTGGACCGGTTCGGGCAGCGGGCCGACGTCGTCCGCGCCGTCACCATGTACGGCAGGGACAATCAGATCGATGGCATCGTGCTGGAGGTCCTGCTGCGCAAACATCAAGCCATCCGCAAGGCCACTGGCGTGTCGGTGCCCGTCCCAGACAACACCGAAGCAGTTGTCGAAGCACTGATGGAAGGTCTGCTGCTGCGCGGCCAGGACGCCGAACAGCTCAGCCTCGATCTTGGCGTGCAGGAAAAGCAGTTGGACCTCTATAACCAATGGGATTCGGCCGCCGAACGTGAACGCGTCGCGCAGACAAAGTACGCCCAGCACGGCATCAAACCCGAAGAGGTCGGCGCCGAACTGCGTGCAGCGCGTGAAGCGCTCGGCACCAACGCCGAGGTGGCCGAGTTCGTGGAGCAGGCGATACGGTCACTGCGATCGACGGTGACGGCCGCCGACTCGGGATACACGGCCACGCTCGGGCCGCTGCCATTGGGCCTGCGCGACGCGCTGCCACCCCTGCGCAATGACCCCCTGCACTTCGCCACGGATCTGCCGGTGCGTCGCGGCGATGCGGTGCTCACCCGCACCGACGCAACGGTGGAGGCTGTCGCACAGTATGTCCTCGAATCCGCACTCGACCCGCAGCTGCCTGCAGAGCAGCGCCCGGCCCGGCGCTGCGCAGTCGTACGCACCGACGCGGTCTCCACCCGCACCACCCTGATGGTGGCGCGCTACCGCTTCCATCTGGAACTGCCGTCGCGTTCGGGTGCCAAACAACTGGTTGCCGAGGATGTGGCCACCCTCGCGTTCGAGGGGGCGCCCGCCCAGGCCCGTTGGCTGCCAATGGAATCGGTGACGCCGCTGCTGCACGCTCGCCCCGCCGGGAATGTGCCGGGACCGCAGGCCACCCAGTTCCTCAGCCGCAGCCTCGACGGCCTTCCCGACATCGTCGGGCACCTCGAGCAGTACGGCCGAGACCTGGCCGATCAGCTGCTCGACGCGCACCGCCGGGTGCGGCAAGCGTCCGCCGAGATCGTCCGCGGCCTCAAGGTCACTGTCGAGCCCGGCGCCGATGTGCTCGGGGTATTCGTGTTCGTCCCGCCGGCAGGAGGAGCCACCAAATGA